Proteins encoded by one window of Pseudomonas coleopterorum:
- a CDS encoding superoxide dismutase, protein MAFELPPLPYAHDALQPHISKETLEYHHDKHHNTYVVNLNNLVPGTEFEGKTLEEIVKSSSGGIFNNAAQVWNHTFYWNCLAPNAGGQPTGALAEAINTAFGSFDTFKEEFTKTSVGTFGSGWGWLVKKADGSLALASTIGAGNPLTNGDTPLLTCDVWEHAYYIDYRNVRPKYVEAFWNLVNWDFVAQQYEGRAFTA, encoded by the coding sequence ATGGCTTTCGAATTGCCGCCGCTGCCCTACGCCCACGATGCCCTGCAGCCGCACATCTCCAAGGAAACCCTGGAGTATCACCACGACAAGCACCACAACACCTATGTCGTGAACCTGAACAACCTGGTGCCTGGCACCGAGTTCGAAGGCAAGACCCTCGAAGAAATCGTCAAGTCGTCGTCCGGTGGCATCTTCAACAACGCCGCCCAGGTCTGGAACCACACTTTCTACTGGAACTGCCTGGCGCCCAACGCCGGCGGCCAGCCTACCGGTGCATTGGCCGAAGCCATCAACACCGCGTTCGGTTCGTTCGACACGTTCAAGGAAGAATTCACCAAGACGTCGGTCGGCACCTTCGGTTCCGGCTGGGGCTGGCTGGTGAAGAAAGCTGACGGCTCCCTGGCCCTGGCCAGCACCATCGGTGCCGGCAACCCGCTGACCAACGGCGACACCCCGCTGCTGACCTGCGATGTCTGGGAACACGCCTACTACATCGACTACCGCAACGTGCGTCCGAAGTATGTCGAGGCGTTCTGGAACCTGGTGAACTGGGACTTCGTGGCCCAGCAGTACGAAGGCCGCGCCTTCACTGCATAA
- a CDS encoding LysE/ArgO family amino acid transporter produces the protein MWQSYLNGLLVSFGLIMAIGTQNAFVLAQSLRREHHLPVALLCVTCDALLVAAGVFGLATLLAHNPTLLAVARWGGALFLLWYGAQALRRACSRQSLERADNTGLRSRKAVLLSALAVTLLNPHVYLDTVLLIGSLGAQQSVPAAYVAGATSASLVWFFGLALAAAWLAPWLARPTTWRLLDLMVAVMMFAVAAQLVFT, from the coding sequence ATGTGGCAGAGTTACCTGAATGGTTTGCTGGTTTCGTTCGGCCTGATCATGGCGATCGGCACGCAGAATGCGTTCGTTCTGGCGCAGAGCTTGCGCCGCGAGCATCACCTGCCCGTAGCCCTGCTGTGTGTGACCTGTGACGCGCTGCTGGTGGCCGCCGGCGTGTTCGGCCTGGCCACGCTGCTGGCGCACAATCCGACGTTGCTGGCGGTGGCGCGCTGGGGCGGCGCCCTGTTCCTGCTCTGGTACGGCGCCCAGGCGTTGCGCCGTGCCTGCTCGCGGCAGAGCCTGGAACGGGCCGACAATACCGGGCTGCGCTCGCGCAAGGCAGTGCTGCTGAGTGCGTTGGCGGTGACCCTGCTCAATCCCCATGTGTACCTGGACACGGTGCTGTTGATCGGCTCACTGGGCGCCCAGCAAAGCGTACCCGCGGCCTATGTGGCCGGCGCCACCAGTGCGTCGCTGGTGTGGTTCTTCGGCCTGGCCCTGGCTGCGGCCTGGCTCGCCCCCTGGTTGGCACGCCCCACCACCTGGCGCCTGCTCGACCTGATGGTGGCGGTGATGATGTTCGCGGTCGCGGCGCAACTGGTGTTCACCTGA
- a CDS encoding LysR family transcriptional regulator ArgP: MFDYKLLAALAAVVEQTGFERAAQVLGLSQSAVSQRIKLLEARVGQPVLIRATPPAPTDIGRRLLNHVQQVRLLERDLQGQVPTLDEQGMPERLRIALNADSLGTWWAGAVGEFCIREQLLLDHVVEDQDVGLKRMRAGEVAACLCASERPLAGARSLLLGAMRYRALASPDFMARHFPDGFDPAHLPRTPALVFGPDDYLQHRFLASLGLAEGFLHHLCPSSEGFNRLAKAGMGWGMVPELQVEDALAEGSLIEICVGHPVDVPLYWHHWRNGGQLLERLTHHLRDGAGSWLVPL; this comes from the coding sequence ATGTTCGATTACAAGCTGCTCGCCGCACTGGCTGCCGTGGTGGAACAGACGGGGTTCGAGCGTGCTGCCCAGGTGCTGGGCTTGTCGCAATCGGCGGTGTCGCAGCGGATAAAGCTGCTCGAAGCGCGGGTGGGTCAGCCGGTGCTGATCCGCGCCACGCCACCGGCGCCCACCGATATCGGCCGGCGCCTGCTCAACCATGTGCAGCAGGTGCGCTTGCTCGAGCGTGACCTGCAGGGGCAGGTGCCGACGCTGGATGAGCAGGGCATGCCCGAGCGCCTGCGCATCGCCTTGAATGCCGACAGCCTCGGCACCTGGTGGGCGGGGGCGGTGGGTGAGTTCTGCATTCGCGAGCAGTTGCTTCTGGACCATGTGGTGGAGGATCAGGACGTCGGCCTCAAGCGCATGCGTGCCGGTGAAGTGGCGGCCTGCCTGTGTGCCAGCGAGCGGCCTCTGGCCGGCGCGCGCAGTCTCTTGCTGGGGGCCATGCGCTACCGGGCGCTGGCCAGCCCCGATTTCATGGCCCGGCATTTTCCCGACGGGTTCGACCCGGCCCATCTGCCGCGCACGCCCGCACTGGTGTTCGGTCCCGACGACTATCTGCAACACCGCTTTCTGGCATCGCTGGGTCTGGCCGAGGGCTTTCTCCATCACCTGTGCCCCTCGTCCGAGGGGTTCAACCGTTTGGCCAAGGCCGGCATGGGTTGGGGCATGGTTCCCGAACTGCAGGTCGAGGACGCGCTGGCCGAAGGCAGTCTGATCGAGATCTGCGTCGGACATCCGGTGGATGTGCCGCTGTACTGGCATCACTGGCGCAACGGCGGACAGTTGCTCGAACGCCTCACGCACCATCTGCGCGACGGTGCCGGGAGCTGGTTGGTGCCGCTGTGA
- a CDS encoding NAD-dependent epimerase/dehydratase family protein: MKILVTGASGFIGGRFTRLALEQGLEVRINGRRAEGVEHLVRRGAQFTQGDLLDPDLAKRLCIGIDAVVHCAGAVGTWGRYQTFHQANVEVTENVVEACLKEHVQRLVYLSSAAVYVDGRSHLGLKEEQVPKRLRGHEARTKWLAEQKVLGAAEFGLETVVLRPHRVNGAGDGQQFARLIERQRKNRLRIIGDGLNKVDFTSVQNLNQALLGALSAGDTALNQVYNISNGAPIPLWDVINYVMRQLELPQVQRYRDFGLAHGSAALGEAACLLWPSQPRPRLSRFEVQALHEHFTLDINRARHYLGYDPRTSLWASLDEFCGWWRAQGAPGA, encoded by the coding sequence ATGAAGATTCTGGTCACCGGCGCAAGCGGCTTCATCGGCGGACGCTTCACGCGTCTGGCGCTGGAGCAGGGGCTTGAGGTGCGCATCAATGGTCGCCGGGCCGAAGGGGTGGAGCATCTGGTTCGACGCGGTGCGCAGTTCACCCAGGGTGACTTGCTCGACCCCGATCTGGCCAAGCGCCTGTGCATAGGCATCGATGCGGTGGTGCATTGCGCCGGGGCCGTGGGTACCTGGGGCCGCTACCAGACGTTTCATCAGGCCAACGTCGAAGTCACCGAGAACGTCGTCGAGGCCTGTCTCAAGGAGCATGTGCAACGGCTGGTGTACCTGTCGTCGGCGGCGGTCTATGTCGACGGCCGCAGCCACCTCGGACTCAAGGAAGAGCAGGTGCCCAAGCGTCTGCGTGGCCATGAGGCGCGTACCAAGTGGCTGGCCGAGCAGAAGGTGCTGGGCGCCGCCGAGTTCGGCCTGGAAACCGTCGTGCTGCGCCCGCATCGGGTGAACGGCGCTGGCGACGGGCAGCAGTTCGCACGGCTGATCGAGCGGCAGCGCAAGAATCGCCTGCGGATCATCGGTGACGGCTTGAACAAGGTCGATTTCACCAGTGTGCAGAACCTCAATCAAGCACTGCTGGGCGCGTTGTCGGCGGGCGATACCGCGCTCAACCAGGTGTACAACATCAGCAATGGCGCGCCGATACCGTTGTGGGACGTGATCAACTACGTGATGCGCCAGCTCGAATTGCCCCAGGTGCAGCGCTATCGCGATTTTGGCCTGGCCCACGGCAGCGCTGCGCTCGGCGAGGCGGCCTGCCTGCTCTGGCCCAGCCAGCCTCGGCCGCGACTGTCACGCTTCGAGGTGCAGGCGCTGCATGAGCATTTCACGCTGGATATCAACCGCGCCCGACACTACCTGGGTTACGACCCGCGGACCTCGCTGTGGGCATCGCTGGATGAGTTCTGTGGCTGGTGGCGTGCCCAGGGCGCGCCCGGCGCTTGA
- a CDS encoding ATPase: MRKDARDDFDDNLPSLRGDTRDDDDFAPVDGGRERDALYSRNTPVVRVKAPSTGALWALIGALFIALGGLGWWSFQQINLMEQQLVATQESFARISEEAAGRLQDISGKVANTQSTAVSGSEAMRAEIKQLQDQLAQQTQQQSGVAGQQSTLQTRLEQAASQVAAQQALNEQLQAQLKSLGSELAALKQAQPDTGKLQARLDGLDGELAALKKSNPSAQLERLEQDLIVLKSEQENRPAASSGPSVNEFDAFRGQATRSLTTLQSQVQNLQQQISQLRR, encoded by the coding sequence ATGCGCAAAGATGCCCGCGACGACTTCGACGACAACCTGCCCAGCCTGCGCGGCGATACCCGCGACGATGACGACTTTGCCCCGGTGGACGGCGGGCGCGAGCGCGATGCGTTGTATTCGCGCAACACCCCGGTGGTGCGCGTCAAGGCGCCCAGCACCGGCGCGCTGTGGGCACTGATCGGGGCTTTGTTCATCGCCTTGGGCGGGCTGGGGTGGTGGAGCTTCCAGCAGATCAACCTGATGGAGCAGCAGTTGGTGGCGACCCAGGAAAGCTTCGCGCGCATCAGCGAAGAAGCGGCGGGGCGCCTGCAGGATATCAGTGGCAAGGTTGCCAACACCCAATCCACTGCCGTGTCGGGCAGCGAAGCGATGCGGGCCGAGATCAAGCAGTTGCAGGACCAGTTGGCACAGCAGACCCAGCAGCAGAGTGGTGTGGCCGGTCAGCAGAGCACCTTGCAGACACGTCTGGAGCAGGCGGCGTCGCAAGTGGCCGCGCAGCAGGCGCTCAACGAGCAGTTGCAGGCGCAGTTGAAGAGCCTGGGCAGCGAGCTTGCCGCACTCAAGCAGGCCCAGCCGGATACCGGCAAGTTGCAGGCACGCTTGGATGGCCTGGACGGCGAGCTGGCCGCATTGAAGAAGAGCAACCCCAGCGCGCAATTGGAGCGTCTGGAGCAGGACCTGATCGTGCTCAAGAGCGAGCAGGAGAATCGCCCGGCGGCCAGCAGTGGGCCGAGCGTCAATGAATTCGATGCGTTTCGCGGGCAGGCGACGCGCAGCTTGACCACCTTGCAGAGTCAGGTACAGAACCTGCAACAGCAGATCAGTCAGCTGCGGCGCTGA
- a CDS encoding alkene reductase, whose amino-acid sequence MTTLFDPIKLGALELPNRIIMAPLTRCRADEGRVPNQMMADYYVQRASAGLILSEATSVTPMGVGYPDTPGIWSNDQVRGWANVTQAVHAAGGRIMLQLWHVGRISHSLYLNGELPVAPSAIAADGHVSLVRPITGFETPRALETAEIADIVEAYRVGAENAKAAGFDGVEIHGANGYLLDQFLQSSTNQRTDAYGGSLENRARLLLEVTDAAIDVWGADRVGVHLSPRADLHDMGDANRAETFTYVARELGKRGIAFICAREKEGEDSLAAQLRDAFGGPYIVNERFDKASANAALANGIADAVAFGVPYIANPDLPERLQADAPLNEPHPETFYAKGAAGYLDYPRM is encoded by the coding sequence ATGACTACACTTTTCGACCCGATCAAGCTCGGCGCGCTGGAACTGCCGAACCGTATCATCATGGCCCCACTGACCCGCTGCCGCGCCGACGAAGGCCGCGTGCCGAACCAGATGATGGCCGACTACTACGTCCAGCGCGCCAGCGCCGGCCTGATCCTCAGCGAAGCGACCTCGGTCACGCCCATGGGCGTCGGTTACCCTGACACCCCCGGCATCTGGTCCAACGACCAGGTGCGTGGCTGGGCCAACGTCACCCAGGCCGTACACGCCGCCGGTGGGCGGATCATGCTGCAGCTGTGGCACGTGGGCCGTATCTCCCATTCTCTGTACCTGAACGGCGAACTGCCGGTGGCCCCCAGCGCCATCGCTGCTGACGGCCACGTCAGCCTGGTGCGTCCGATCACCGGTTTCGAAACGCCACGGGCGCTGGAAACCGCTGAAATCGCCGACATCGTCGAGGCCTACCGTGTGGGCGCGGAAAACGCCAAGGCCGCCGGCTTCGACGGCGTGGAAATCCACGGCGCCAACGGCTACCTGCTCGACCAGTTCCTGCAGAGCAGCACCAACCAGCGCACCGACGCCTACGGCGGCTCGCTGGAAAATCGCGCGCGCCTGCTGCTGGAAGTGACCGATGCGGCCATCGACGTCTGGGGCGCCGACCGTGTCGGCGTGCACCTCTCGCCACGCGCCGACCTGCATGACATGGGCGACGCCAACCGCGCCGAAACCTTCACCTATGTGGCCCGCGAGCTGGGCAAGCGTGGCATCGCGTTCATCTGTGCCCGGGAGAAAGAAGGGGAAGACAGCCTGGCCGCGCAACTGCGTGATGCATTCGGCGGTCCGTACATCGTCAACGAGCGTTTCGACAAGGCCTCGGCCAACGCTGCCCTGGCCAACGGCATCGCCGATGCCGTGGCCTTCGGCGTGCCGTACATCGCCAACCCCGACCTGCCCGAGCGTCTGCAGGCCGATGCACCGCTGAACGAGCCACACCCTGAAACGTTCTACGCCAAGGGCGCTGCTGGCTACCTGGACTACCCGCGCATGTAA
- a CDS encoding MFS transporter, translating into MPLSLLILALSSFAIGTTEFVIMGLLPDVAGDLGVSIPSAGWLVTGYALGVAIGAPFMALATARLPRKAALVVLMGIFIIGNLLCAIASDYNVLMFARVVTALSHGAFFGIGSVVAAGLVAPNKRASAVALMFTGLTLANVLGVPLGTALGQAAGWRSTFWVVTLIGVVALIGLLRFLPSNREEAKLDMVAELSALKGAGIWLSLSMTALFAASMFTLFTYIAPLLGDVTGISPRGVTYTLLLIGLGLTVGNIIGGKLADRRLGATLVGVFAAMAVVSTALSWTAVAVIPTEITLFLWAAAAFAAVPALQINVVTFGKSAPNLVSTLNISAFNVGNALGAWIGGAVIAGGLGLTSVPLAAAVLAVLALIVTLITFRQTRTPDLAPATH; encoded by the coding sequence ATGCCTCTATCCCTGCTGATCCTGGCGCTGAGCTCTTTCGCCATCGGCACCACCGAGTTCGTCATCATGGGCCTGCTGCCCGATGTGGCGGGCGATCTCGGCGTGAGCATCCCCAGCGCCGGCTGGTTGGTCACCGGCTACGCCCTGGGCGTCGCCATTGGCGCCCCATTCATGGCCCTGGCCACCGCGCGCCTGCCACGCAAGGCGGCGCTGGTGGTGCTGATGGGCATCTTCATCATCGGCAACCTGCTGTGCGCGATCGCCAGCGACTACAACGTGCTGATGTTCGCCCGGGTGGTCACCGCGTTGTCCCACGGCGCCTTCTTCGGCATCGGTTCGGTGGTGGCTGCGGGGCTGGTCGCGCCCAACAAGCGCGCTTCGGCCGTGGCCCTGATGTTCACCGGCCTGACCCTGGCCAACGTGCTGGGTGTGCCGCTGGGCACCGCATTGGGCCAGGCCGCAGGCTGGCGTTCGACCTTCTGGGTGGTGACGCTGATCGGCGTCGTCGCCCTGATCGGTCTGCTGCGTTTTCTGCCGAGCAATCGCGAAGAAGCCAAGCTGGACATGGTCGCCGAACTGTCGGCGCTCAAGGGCGCCGGGATCTGGCTGTCGCTGAGCATGACGGCCTTGTTCGCCGCGTCGATGTTCACCCTGTTCACCTACATCGCGCCGCTGCTGGGCGATGTCACCGGCATCTCGCCGCGCGGCGTCACCTACACCCTGCTGCTGATCGGCCTGGGCCTGACCGTGGGCAACATCATCGGCGGCAAGCTGGCGGATCGACGCCTGGGCGCGACCCTGGTCGGCGTGTTCGCGGCCATGGCGGTGGTGTCCACCGCGCTGAGCTGGACCGCAGTCGCCGTCATTCCCACCGAAATCACCCTGTTCCTGTGGGCCGCTGCGGCCTTCGCCGCCGTGCCTGCGCTGCAGATCAACGTGGTGACCTTCGGCAAGTCGGCACCCAACCTGGTGTCGACCCTGAACATCAGCGCCTTCAACGTCGGTAACGCCCTGGGCGCCTGGATCGGCGGCGCCGTCATCGCCGGCGGCCTCGGCCTGACCAGCGTGCCACTGGCCGCGGCGGTCCTGGCCGTGCTCGCCCTGATCGTCACCCTGATCACTTTTCGCCAGACCCGGACTCCGGACCTGGCACCTGCCACTCACTGA
- a CDS encoding ArsR/SmtB family transcription factor: MPLDLDEIIKALSHPVRREILAWLKDPQGQFPDQHHSTENGVCAGQIDQRCGLSQSTVSAHLATLQRAGLISSKKVGQWHFFKRNEDVIQAFLAQMSEQL; the protein is encoded by the coding sequence ATGCCTCTTGATCTCGACGAAATAATAAAAGCCCTCTCCCACCCCGTGCGCAGGGAAATCCTGGCGTGGCTCAAGGATCCCCAGGGGCAGTTTCCCGATCAGCACCACAGCACCGAAAACGGAGTGTGTGCCGGGCAGATCGATCAACGCTGCGGCCTCTCGCAGTCAACCGTCTCCGCCCATCTGGCGACCCTGCAACGGGCCGGTCTGATCAGCAGCAAGAAGGTTGGCCAGTGGCACTTTTTCAAACGCAACGAGGACGTCATCCAGGCGTTTCTCGCGCAAATGAGCGAACAGCTCTGA
- a CDS encoding ACP phosphodiesterase, translating to MNYLAHLHLGGPLPEQLLGSLYGDFVKGRLEGRFSAPLEAGIRLHRQIDAFTDSHPLVLAAIGRFPAERRRYAGIIVDVFFDHCLARHWADYSQQPLADFSRHVYRVLAAEADLPGRLAAMAPHMIAEDWLGSYRDFRVIERVLQGISRRLSRPEGLAGAFDEVQALYEPLSEDFRAFYPVVQGFAREMR from the coding sequence ATGAACTACCTTGCGCACCTTCATCTCGGCGGTCCTTTACCTGAGCAACTGCTCGGCAGCCTCTATGGCGATTTCGTCAAGGGCCGCCTGGAGGGGCGCTTCAGCGCGCCCCTGGAAGCCGGCATCCGGCTGCACCGGCAGATCGACGCGTTCACCGACAGCCATCCGCTGGTGCTGGCTGCCATTGGCCGTTTTCCGGCAGAGCGGCGACGCTATGCCGGGATCATCGTCGACGTGTTCTTCGATCACTGCCTGGCGCGGCACTGGGCGGATTATTCACAGCAGCCGTTGGCGGACTTCTCACGCCACGTCTATCGCGTGCTGGCCGCCGAAGCCGACCTGCCCGGACGGCTGGCGGCCATGGCGCCGCACATGATCGCCGAGGATTGGCTGGGGTCGTACCGCGATTTCCGGGTCATCGAGCGGGTGCTGCAAGGCATCTCGCGGCGCTTGTCCAGGCCCGAGGGGCTGGCCGGGGCGTTCGATGAAGTGCAGGCGCTGTATGAGCCACTGAGCGAGGATTTTCGGGCGTTCTATCCGGTGGTGCAGGGGTTCGCTCGGGAAATGCGGTGA
- a CDS encoding lysophospholipid acyltransferase family protein, which produces MPRWRVYARILRLLWVIGLGLALAGTFSLLERLRVPNCMERRQRWSRWFMERLSNALPFEVTVQGELPRTPMLWVGNHVSWTDIPLLGMLAPLSFLSKAEVRTWPVAGWLALKAGTLFIRRGAGDSQLIRRQMTQHLRNDLDLMIFPEGTTTDGHSLRTFHGRLMSSAIDAGVAVQPIAIRYERGGDLDPIAPFVGDDDLLSHLLRLFAQPRGQVLIQVLTPIASTGKERAALAFEAQEAVRLALFGEVEEMRRAA; this is translated from the coding sequence ATGCCGCGCTGGCGCGTCTACGCGCGCATCCTGCGGCTGCTCTGGGTGATCGGTCTGGGCCTGGCGCTGGCCGGGACGTTCAGCCTGCTGGAGCGGCTGCGCGTACCGAACTGCATGGAGCGGCGCCAGCGCTGGTCGCGCTGGTTCATGGAACGTCTGAGCAACGCCCTGCCCTTCGAAGTCACCGTGCAGGGCGAGTTGCCACGCACGCCCATGCTATGGGTCGGCAATCATGTGTCCTGGACCGACATCCCGCTGCTCGGCATGCTGGCGCCGCTTTCGTTCCTGTCCAAGGCCGAAGTCCGCACCTGGCCGGTGGCCGGCTGGCTGGCGCTCAAGGCCGGGACGCTGTTCATCCGCCGCGGCGCGGGCGACAGCCAGTTGATCCGCCGGCAGATGACCCAGCACCTGCGCAACGATCTGGACCTGATGATCTTCCCCGAAGGCACGACCACCGATGGACACAGCCTGCGGACGTTCCATGGGCGGCTGATGTCCAGCGCCATCGATGCCGGCGTGGCGGTGCAGCCGATCGCAATCCGTTATGAACGGGGCGGCGATCTGGATCCGATCGCGCCGTTCGTGGGCGATGACGATCTGTTGTCGCACCTGTTGCGACTGTTTGCGCAGCCTCGGGGGCAGGTGTTGATTCAGGTGCTGACGCCGATTGCCAGCACGGGCAAGGAACGGGCGGCGCTGGCCTTTGAAGCGCAGGAGGCGGTGCGGCTGGCGTTGTTCGGTGAGGTCGAGGAGATGCGGCGGGCGGCGTGA
- the olsB gene encoding L-ornithine N(alpha)-acyltransferase encodes MTQIARSGDTRTERRLQAERLTGPQALHEAQALRFAVFSTELNATLKSAELGLDVDDYDAHCQHIGVRDLATGRLVATTRLLDHQAANRLGRFYSEEEFSLHGLRHLQGSILEIGRTCVAPAYRNGGPIAVLWGELAEVLNEGGYDYLMGCASIPMQDGGIQAQAIMQRLRERYLCNEHLRAEPKMPLPSLDIPGNVIAELPPLLKAYMRLGAKICGEPCWDPDFQVADVFILLKRDDLCPRYARHFKAAV; translated from the coding sequence ATGACTCAGATCGCACGCTCTGGCGACACCCGTACCGAACGCCGTCTGCAGGCCGAACGCCTCACCGGCCCGCAAGCTCTGCACGAGGCCCAGGCCCTGCGCTTCGCCGTGTTCAGCACCGAACTCAACGCCACGCTCAAGAGCGCCGAGCTGGGTCTGGACGTCGACGACTACGATGCCCACTGTCAGCACATCGGGGTGCGCGACCTGGCCACCGGGCGGCTGGTGGCGACCACCCGCCTGCTCGACCATCAAGCGGCCAATCGGCTGGGCCGCTTCTACAGCGAAGAGGAATTCAGCCTGCACGGTCTGCGGCATCTGCAAGGTTCGATCCTGGAAATCGGCCGCACCTGTGTTGCGCCGGCCTATCGCAACGGCGGCCCCATCGCGGTGCTCTGGGGCGAGTTGGCCGAGGTGCTCAACGAAGGCGGCTACGATTACCTGATGGGTTGCGCCAGCATTCCGATGCAGGACGGCGGCATCCAGGCCCAGGCGATCATGCAGCGGCTGCGCGAGCGCTACCTGTGCAACGAGCACTTGCGTGCCGAGCCGAAGATGCCATTGCCGAGCCTGGACATTCCCGGCAACGTCATCGCCGAACTGCCGCCGCTGCTCAAGGCCTACATGCGCCTGGGCGCGAAGATCTGCGGCGAGCCGTGCTGGGACCCGGATTTCCAGGTGGCCGACGTGTTCATCCTGCTCAAGCGCGACGACCTCTGCCCGCGCTATGCCCGCCACTTCAAGGCGGCCGTGTGA
- a CDS encoding serine hydrolase domain-containing protein, with the protein MSRLFILSIFLLCSVSVGAQSWPSAQWPQALAPASPAIAELERYAFVPRDDVTREGVRTDALLVIRDGEIVYERYAGPGAADRVHATWSISKSLLATVMGVAYGEGRFALEDAAADYFQPLDSHRDIRVEDLLHWASGLDWEEDYEYAPLNSSVVAMLYTRGRQDMASYAASHRRAHAPGERFRYSSGDSNLLAAALRNMVGLHEYPDYPWQALFTPLGIDRAVWETDASGTFVASSYAYLTARDLARVGLLMQRDGQWQGRQLLPQAWVAFNRTPFAPSRDVPGEPAAGAHWWLNSNAAWPHAPRSTMAALGHWGQALYVLPEQRLVVVRYADDRDASFSHDALLQRLLAAFAPESGQ; encoded by the coding sequence ATGTCGCGTCTGTTTATCCTGTCGATCTTTCTGCTGTGCTCGGTATCGGTGGGTGCGCAAAGCTGGCCGTCTGCGCAGTGGCCCCAGGCATTGGCACCGGCGTCGCCGGCCATTGCCGAGCTGGAGCGCTATGCGTTCGTGCCGCGCGATGACGTCACGCGCGAAGGCGTGCGCACCGACGCCTTGCTGGTCATCCGCGACGGCGAGATCGTCTACGAGCGCTACGCCGGGCCAGGCGCCGCCGATCGGGTGCATGCCACCTGGTCGATCAGCAAGAGCCTGCTGGCAACGGTGATGGGCGTGGCCTACGGCGAAGGGCGCTTCGCCCTGGAGGATGCCGCTGCCGACTATTTCCAGCCGCTCGACTCCCATCGTGACATCCGGGTCGAGGACCTGTTGCACTGGGCCTCGGGGCTGGACTGGGAGGAGGACTACGAATACGCACCGCTCAATTCATCGGTGGTGGCGATGCTCTACACACGCGGCCGCCAGGACATGGCCAGTTACGCTGCCAGCCACCGACGTGCCCATGCCCCCGGCGAACGGTTTCGTTACTCCAGCGGCGACAGCAATCTGCTCGCCGCCGCGCTGCGCAACATGGTCGGCCTGCATGAATACCCGGACTACCCCTGGCAGGCGCTGTTCACCCCGCTGGGCATCGACCGGGCGGTGTGGGAGACCGATGCCAGCGGCACCTTCGTCGCCTCTTCATATGCCTACCTGACCGCGCGGGATCTGGCGCGCGTGGGCCTGCTCATGCAGCGCGATGGCCAATGGCAGGGCCGGCAGTTGCTGCCCCAGGCCTGGGTCGCCTTCAATCGCACTCCATTCGCCCCGAGCCGGGACGTGCCGGGCGAGCCGGCCGCAGGCGCGCATTGGTGGCTCAACAGCAACGCCGCCTGGCCCCACGCCCCGCGCAGCACCATGGCAGCGCTGGGGCACTGGGGGCAGGCTCTTTACGTGTTGCCCGAGCAACGTCTGGTGGTCGTGCGCTATGCCGACGATCGCGATGCCAGCTTCAGCCATGACGCTCTGCTGCAACGGCTGCTGGCCGCCTTTGCCCCGGAGAGTGGCCAATGA